DNA sequence from the Zonotrichia albicollis isolate bZonAlb1 chromosome 29, bZonAlb1.hap1, whole genome shotgun sequence genome:
GGGAATAGAGACCTCGCATTAGGCATGAATTGTGTTTCCCTCTGGAATAGGAGAGGGTGTGTTCCAGAGAAACGACAGCATCCCGGTGATTTGCAGCCCTGTTAGCATAAACTGGGGTCCCAGGGGATCCCTGGGATGATTTTGCAATTTACCTGGTGCTGCTGAGGGGGGAGAATCCAGCTGTGGATGCCAAATTCCAGGGGTGGGGTCTGGGTCAGCGCGGAGCTGGAAGATGAAAGGAGAAGGATTGTGAGGCTGAGATAAAAGTCACGCTGGTGCTTTGCCAAATGGCACTTGAGCAGATGGCTCCGGAGCCCCAGAGAGCTGTCTGGCAGGTAAATGCAGCACCACAATCCCAACCTTTCATaagcaacaaccattttcccTGGGAAGGCCGTGCTTCCCACTGATATCCCTTCCCCGAGCTTGCAAAGTCAGGTGGAAAAGGCAAGGTAAGAACCCACAGAGGGTAATTAAATTAGCTcagatttccctgccctgtgctgcagggtggAGCAGGCCTGGCCCAGCAGACAGGTCCGGGCTTTGGGCACTCactgctcctccccagctcccacaTTTTGCCCATCAGCATCTCCTCTCTGCAAAGCACTGGCACCTTCAGCCAGTCCAGCAAGAGAATGAGCCCCAGAACCATCCTATCCTCCCCAGCACCATCCTCTTTTCCTCAGGGCCATTCCCTCTATCCCAGCACCATCTccttttccccagctccatctcctcctctccagcaccatcccctcttccccagcaccatcccattttccccagcaccattcccccttctccagctccatctcctcctctACAACAccatctcctccccagcaccatcccctcctccccagcacCATTCTCTTTTCCTCAGGACCATTCCCTCCATCCCAGTAccatcccctcctcctcctcagcaccatctcctcttcctcatcacCAACCCCTCTTCCTCAGCACCATcccctcttccccaacaccatccTCTCCTCCCCAGAACCATTGTCTTCCTCATCACCATCCTCTTCCCCAGCACCATCCCCTCTTCCTCAGCCCCATCCCCTCCTCCCCAGACTAATCAAAGTCAGACAAATAAGGAATTTTGCAGAGTTGGAAACCAGAGCAGGATAATTCCTCTGTGTTCATTTGCCAGGTGTATTTAGGGGAGGTTGATGACCTCATGTAATTAGCAGTGTCCAGAACACCTCTCCTCCCCAGGCCAGGTGGCTTCACACCTGACACCACAGGATGTCACCTCAGCGCTGCCTGTCCCCACCTCCTGCTGTCCTGctcatcctgctgctccccaccaCACCCACTCCCGGGTCAGGATGTTTTGCTGACCGTgctttgctgtgctggctgagctcctcacacccTCCCAACCCCTCACAGGGTGGCTGGAAGGGTCAGGAGCCAtccaggcagctcctggagggTCTGGGTTGGCATGAGAGGGAGATGGATGCAAACTGAGGAGTTGTTGGAGACAGCAGGCAGATGAAGATAAACCAGCATCACCCAAAAGGGACACAGCAGCTCAGAGGGAGGGCAGAGGTgtctgcagccactgctggctgccccagcaAGAGCTGCCCTTCCAGTTCCAGCCTGGCTTCTGCAGAAACACCTCTGCCCTCTCCCTGTGCCAAGAACAACCCCTGCTTCCTGCTGGAGATcaggagatgctgagccacctgGTGGGATGGGGCTTGCACAGGAGTGTCGCTGACatatttttatggaaaatcctttccttgggaattttcctgctgagaagctgagaggcctcaggaacaaaatgtaaacaatgattatctgctgctgtggaaatgcaacaggtgcatctgtgattggtctcatgtggttgtttctaattaatggccaatcacagcacagctggctcagagaaagagtccgagacagctgcctttgttataattctattctattctattctattctattctattctattctattctattctattctattctattctattctattctattcttagccagccttctgatgaaaccttttcttctattcttttagtataattttaatgtaatacatatcataaaataataaatcaagccttctgagatatggagtcagatccttgtctcttccctcaacataaACCCCCCGTGAATATGGTCACACAGGAGCTGAGTGTGCCTCTTGTTTTTCAGATCAGCAATGTGAGCTTCTTTCTGCTGTCCCCTGCGCTGCTGTACCTGAACAGGCAGTACTGCCAGAAGAAGGCTGTGCCCCTCTACTTTGTCTCAGGGCTGCTCATCCTCGTAGGTGGGTGCCAGCACTGTGGGAAAAACAGACAAGTCACCAAACTACCCAACATGAGACCTTTGGAGGGTCTCAGTGGCCAAAGCATAAAGAAAAATCACACAGGTTGCCAGAATAACCAACATGAGGTCTTTGGAAGGTCTCAGTGGCCAAATCACAGGGAAAACTTGGGTGGGCAACCAAGCAGCCAGGTGAGTTTGAAGCCTGCAGCCCATGGTTGCTGCCAGGTGTGGATGTGCAGCTTCCAGCCCTGTGATCCATGTGGTGTGACTGGGCTGACTCAGTCTGACCCACCTTGAACAGCAAAATCCACACCCTGCTCTTCAGGAATGGTGGATCTTGAGGGATGGTGGATCTTGAGGATCTTGAGGAATCTTGAGGAATGGTGGATCTTTGGGAATGGTGGATCTGTAGGAATGGTGGGTCTTTGGGAATGGTGGGTCTTGAGGAATGGATCTTGAGGAATGGTGGGTCTTGAGGAATGGTGGATCTTGAGGATCTTGAGGAATCTTGAGGAATGGTGGATCTTTGGGAATGGTGGATCTGTAGGAATGGTGGGTCTTTGGGAATGGTGGGTCTTGAAGAATGGTGGATCTTGAGGATCTTGAGGAATCTTGAGGAATGGTGGATCTTGAGGAATGGTGGGTCTTTGGGAATGGTGGGTCTTCAGGAATGGTAGATCTTGAAGCATGGTGGATCTTGAGGAATGGTGGATCTTGAGGAATGGTGGGTCTTCAGGAATGGATTTTGAGGAATGGTGGATCTTCAGGAACCACCCCCAAGAACCTCccagggctggtgggagatggAGCTTTGTCATCTCAAGGTGCCCTTGCTCCTTGCAGGTCTCTTCTCCATGTACTTCCACATGACCCTGAGCTACGTGGGACAGCTCCTGGATGAGCTCTCCATCCTCTGGACGCTGGCTGTGGCTTATTCCTTCTGGTACCCTCAGGCTTACTTCCCCAAGTGCATCAAGACCAGGTATGACCAGAGGGACACGGtcaggctctgagggaggggTGGGACACTGACACTGGGGTGTAGTGACCCACAGATCCCCCAGTTCCCCTGCAAGGGGTCAGCTCTGAGGTCCCTGAAGTGCTTTAGGATCAGGTCCTCCTGACAGAGGAAAAGTCAAAATTCTCCTCTCAGCTGGagctgtttgtgtttgtgtCGCTGCAGGGGAAAACTTTGCATGGagaatttcaaaattaattagGAAATGAAACCTTCCTGAACATTAGCATTCAATTACTCGTGCTGTCAATCTGTTCCAGCATCCTCTGTCATCCACAGAGAGCTTTCTCTCAAGGCTGAGGGGGTCTCCCATGGGACAGGATGGTCACAGCCCTCATTTCAAGGAGGAGCCCAGCAGAAAGGATGGGGCCACTGGGAGGGCATGGACCAGcatgtgacggtgttcacaggggttcttggatgagggaagagacgaggatctgactccatgtttcagaaggcttgatttattattttattatatatatatacatatatatatacatatatatatataaaataaattcattattatattataatctatattacatttattactttattatatatattaaattttatgatatatattacattatcatatattattatatatattacatgtacataatatatatgtattatgtatgtatgtatatatacatatatacatgcatatataatacatatatattacataCATTATATAAaccatactaaaagaatagaagaaaggatttcatcacaagactagctaagaatagaatagcaaagaatgataacaaaggtttgtagctcagacagagtccaagccagctgactgtgattggccatttattagaaacaaccacatgagaccaatcacagatgcacctgttgcattccacagcagcagataaccattgcttacattttgttcctgaggcctctcagcttctcaggaggaaaaatccaaaggaaaggattttccataaaggATGTGTGTGACACCAGCAGGAGCGGGAACCCAGCAGGGCTTTGCTCAGAGGATGCTCCCTCCTGGCTGGAGCCccctgagccagcccagctccttgCACAGACCTGCTCCAATCTTCCCATGGCGAACAGGAGGTCACCAGGAGTTCACCGAGGAGACCCAGCTGGGGGAGAGCAGGGACTTGGGAAGGGATTTGCATGTGAAAGGCCCCTCTGAGCCCTATTGTTGCTCGGGGAGCCCAGAGCGGTGTTTgcacagcccttccctgtgcagagctccctgcctgtgcctcatGCCTGTGCCTCACCCCTGGCACAccagcagagtgcaggagcagcccctgggtcTGTCAAACACTCACTGGGGGCTGCTACCTCACCCTCCCTgcaggaccccaaaaacactGAGATCAGCCACATGCAGACAGaagggaggtgctggaggagcTTTGCCCCTCTCAGGACCTTTCCCATCCTTGCTGTCCCCTACACTGACACTCTGTCCCCATTCCCCTCAGGAGACATTTCTTCTGGCTGACTGGAATCACCACCGTGATCAGCACCCTGATGTCCTTTGTCAAGCCCACCCTCAACGCCTACGCGCTCAACTGTATCGCCTTCCACCTGCTCTACCTGACCTGGAAGGAGCTCAAGAAGTAaggagggggctcagggggtacctgcagatccagctgtgctcctgctgggcagTGACTCTGTCCTCAACAGGGAATTGAGCCCAAGTCTCCACCAGCCACGTGCGCTTGGGAGGGAGCAGGCAGAGGGCAGTGGGGTACAGGAAGGGcacctggcacaggtggcaGAATGGGGACAACCCATGGGACAGTGGTGCAATCATTATCTCTGGAAGGTTTCAAAAACCCATGGGACAGTGGTGGAATCATCACCACTGAAGTTTTCAAACACCCATGGGACAGTGGTGGAGTCATCATCCCTGGAAGGCTTCAAAAACCTATGGGACAGTGGTGGAATCATCACCACTGGAAGTTTTCAAACACCCATGGGACAGTGGTGGAGTCATCATCCCTGGAAGGTTTCAAAAATGCCCTGTGGATGCGGCATTTGAAAACAGGGTTTGTGCTGAATgtggtggtggtgctggttTAAGAGCTGGCcatgatgatcttagaggtatTTTCTAATATTTACAGTTCTATGAGTCCGTGATTTCTCCCCACTGGGAGTTTTTAAAAACCCATGGGACAGTGGTGGAATTATCGCCcctgaaagtttttgaaaaccCATGGGACAGTGGTGGAGTCATCACCTCTGGAAGGTTTCAAACACAGGGCATTTTTGAAAACATCCCTGGAAGTTTTCAAAAATGCCCTGTGAAGTTTTCAAAAATGCTCTCTGGATGTGGCATTTGAGGACAGGGTTTGTGCTGAAcctgctggtggtgctgggttaaGAGCTGGCCATGATGaccttagaggtcttttctaaCATTTACAGTTCTAGGAGTCCATGATTCTCCCTGTTGGCTGCcatctctgcagctccttcccctttGTGGGGCATTTGGAAGAACCAACCAGGGTCTGGAGTGCTTTGGCATCTCCCAGCATCATCCTCACCCCAGAATGTCAGAAATCCTCTCCCCAGAGCCACActtccccagctcctgtgggatACTCTCCAGAAGGAGCTTGCTGGGGTTTGCACTGCTGCATGTGCAGGCAGGAACCAGCCCTGTTTACAGCTCCCTTTCCTCCCAACGTGATTTCTgtgctccctgtccctctctgtgtcctgcaggtgCAATGACAAGCGTGTTCACCGGATGGCCGCGGTCATGGTGATGTGGTGGGCCCTGGCCATCACCAGCTGGATCAGTGACcgctggctctgctggctctggcAGGCCATCAACTTCCCCTACTTCCACAGCTTCTGGTAAGGAATCCAGGAACCCCAGCCCTGAAAGGCCCACAGCAGAGgaatagaaaaattatttccccACCCGCTCCCCCTTTCCTGTCACTATTGGTGTTTCTCCTCACCCAGCCCAAGGATTCACTGTTTAAtgtccctctcctcctccacaCCACCCAAGCAGTGTTTTGCAAGTGAAATGGTTCCAGAAATCCCTCCAGGTGAGCTCTCaaagggctgtggctgctcccaaGTTGCTGTAAGAAGTACATTGTTCTAGACGTTCTTTCAGCAGCCAAACTGAAAGGCAGAGCTTTGTTTGGACCTGACATTTCAGTGCCTGCCCAGGTGGGGCTGCAAGTGCTGCACACTCAGATCCATCCCCAGAAAGCAGCACTGGGATGGCTGGGACAGACAAGCCAGGAAATGAGGAATGGTTGGAATGAGTCCCTtatgccaccccagaaatgGGAAATGCTGCACCAGGAAATGGGGAATGTTGGAATGAGTCCCTTATGCCACAACAGCCCCACTGCACCAAGAAATGAGGAATGGTTGGAATGAGTCCCCGCTGCACCAGGAATTGATCCCAGCTCACAGAGCTCTGCCAGGATCTCCCTTTAGGCACAAACCCTGCAGGACACACACTCCCTGCAGACAATGCAGCCAGGAAATGGGCAATGGTTGGAATGAgtcccctctgccaccccagAAATGGGAAATGCTGCACCAGGAAATGGGGAATGTTGGAATGAGTTCCTTATGCCACCCCAGCCCCGCTGTACCCAGAAttgtccccatcccagctctcACCGAGCTCTGCCAGGATCTCCCTCTAGGCAAGTGCTGCACACTCAGATCTATCCCCACAAAGCACTGGGGTGGTTGGGACAGACAAGTCAGGAAATAGGGAATGGTTGGAATGAGTCCCCTTTgccaccccagccccactgcaccaGGAAttgtccccatcccagctcaCAGAGCTCAGCCAGGATCTCCCTTTAGGCACAAACCCTGCAGGACCCACactccctgcagccctcctgggaCCTTTGGGGGCTGCAGCCTCAGGGTGACCATGCCATGACCCTCTGTCCAACCCACAATTTTGTTTTCCTCGGCAGGCACGTGCTGatagccctgtccctgctgtacTGCTGCCCTCTGGTCATCTACTTCGACGTCAGCTACGAGATGCCCTCGTTCAAGCCGAAGCTGGAATACTGGCCCAGCGACTCGTGGCCTGTTGTGGTGCCCTATGTCACCCTGGAGGAGCCCCACAAGCAGTGCTagagctctggggtgccctCAGGCCTCCCTGGGCACGGGCTGTGTGTGATGCTCACACTCGGttgtgctcctcctgctcctcaggcAGTGcaaggggcagggagcagctgaggccTCATGATGCTGGGCATGAAGCAAGGAGGGAGCCCACAGGTGCCTCAGGAGGCTCTGCCCAGACTGGTGTTCAGGGAGCTGGAGGtttcctccagcagctccccatgAGTGGGGAGGGACACGGTGCTGCTTCTGTGTCCTCTGCGTTagtgcagcaccagcagccctTGCTGACAAGGGCACAGCGCACAACACTGAAGCCAAACTGGTGACAGCTGGGTTTGTTGGGGCTGctctaattattattattacctctATTTATTGATGTATGTGGTTTTACTCAGGACAGCTGTGCATTAAAGCTGTGGACATTGACTTATACtgatgcctttttttcccctctgactGCACCGCATCCTCTTGTCTGCCAGTCACAACCACAGACAGGGTTGTGAGCCAAAAGTGAGCCACACAAAGCTCTCTCTGACCCAGGGAGGGCTGTTCATAAAGAGAAATCCTGGGTGAGAGCCCAAAAGAGGCTCTGCTGGCCCAGGTTCTTCCCTTTCCTCAACACCCCCCATGTTCCTCCCCAGCTCTGAGTCTCCAAAGGCCTCAAAGGTAACTTGGAGACTCCTCTGCTTTCTGGAAGGGCAGTGTGGGGGCAGGATGAGAAAAGGAGCCAGGATGGTCAAAGCTGGCTGAAGAAGGAGATTGggattgtcccactctgctctgccctggggcagcctcagctccagtgctgggggcacttTGGGCACCACGGGATCAGAAGGACCCAAAGCTGTTGGAGAGTGCCCAGAGGAGGGAcacggagctggggaagggctgaggagcagctgagggcacttggctggttcagctgcagcccaggagactgaggggaggctcctcgggggctgcagctcctccccagggcaggcacaggggcaggggctgagctctgctctggcacagggacaggagcccagcaagggctgcagctgtgccaggccttgGTGCTGTCAGGGACAgtccctgcaggctgggccAGCACCCAGACCCAGCACAAGGCTCAGCTTGGCACTGTGAGCAGCAAGGTTTGGGGAACATGAGAGTGTCCCGTGGCTGAGGGTGGCTCCCTGCAAAGCAGCCACACCAAGGGAATGTCACCCCAGGGACCATTTGTGGGCCCCGGTGAGTAAAGCAGCAACAGAAGCACTCTGGATTTTATCTCTGCGGAGAAAGTGACGGGCAGTGCCTTCTGCAATGGTCCCTCTGCAATGGTCCCCAGGGCCACTAGATGGCAAATTTGGCTCATGAACCCCGAGCGATATTTCTTCCTGGGACAGGAATGCCTTGCCATGGACTGGGCTCGCAGGCCTGGTCCCTCTGTTCTCTGGGGTTAgatgtgggaatccacaaaatcagagggttttgggaaagctgctaaaggcctgagatgtgagctggcGGCATCTTCTCATTGttataaccatgtaatgagactgatgctgaaaaataaaacagctcaaggcacattccacagcagccccgtccggtggtcacaggggtctcaggatgagggaagagacgaggatctgactccatgttacagaaggcttgatttattgttttatgatatatattacattaaaactatactaaaagaatagaagaaaggatttcatcagaaggctagctaagctaagaatagaaaagaaagaatgataacaaaggtttgtggctctcTCTCCGTCGGAGtcagctgtgctgtgattgaccattaattacaaacaagcagatgagaccaatcacagatgcacctgttgcattccacagcagcagataaccattgtttacattttgttcctgaagcctctcagcatctcagaaggaaaaaatcctaaggaaaggtttttaatgaaaagatgtctgtgacaccgtcccgtttgtgatttgtacacagcccctggccagcgaTAGTCAGAcccctctcctgcagcacaACCACCCCTCAGACACCTGCACAaggagcagggcactgggagctgccacctccagcctGTGCATGCCCCTGTGTGCCCATCCTGGTGCCCATCCCGTCTCTTTGCCTCTTTGTCTCCCCTGCATGCCATcactcccttctctcccctcatcACCCCGTCTCCCTTTCGCTGACCCTCCCTGCCTTTCTcccccctcctcatcctcacccttTCCCCGGCCCATCCTCACATTCTTCCCCAGCCTATTAATAACTTCTGGGCAATTGCACCGGGTCCCcgctgggcccggccccgccgccgctggCCCCGAACGCGCCGGCAGCAAGTTCAAAAGTGCAGCGGGGCTTTCacagcccccggccccgccaggGGGTGGAGGAGCCGCTGCCAAAGAAAAGGCGGCGTTGCCAGGGAGCCCCTGGCACAGGAAAAGGGGGTCACCCTCACCTCCGGCAGGAGCCGCGGGGATGGACGGCAGCCAGCAGCCCCGCGGATGGGGGATGAAGGGATGGGGATGAAGGAGATGAAGGGCTGGGGGatgaaggagaggaaggaatggGGGATGaagggctagggggggatggaGGGCTGGAGGATGAAGGGGATGAAGGGCTGGGGGATGAAGGGCCAGGGGGATGCAGGGTTgggggatgcagggctgggggatgaaGGGCATGAAGAGCTGGGGGATGAAGGGCTGGGGGATGAAGGAGAGGAAGGGCTGGGGGatgaaggagaggaaggaatggGGGAtgaagggctggggctgggggataAAGGGCTGGGGGATGAAGGGGATGGAGGGCTGGGGGATGaagggctagggggggatggaGGGCTGGAGGATGAAGGGGATGAAGGGCTGGGGGATGAAGGGGATGAAGGGCCAGGGGGATGCAGGGTTgggggatgcagggctgggggggaatGAAGGGCTGGAGGAATGAAGGGGGTGAAGGGCTGGGGGGATGAAGGGTTGGGGGTATGAAGGGCTGGAGGAATGAAGAGCTGGGGGATGAAGGGCTGGGGGAGAtgaagggctgggctggggggatAAAgggttggggatgaaggggatGAAGGGCTGGGGGGATGAAGGGCTGGGAAATGAAGGGCTGGGGGATGAAGGGCTGGGGGGGATAAAGGGCTTGGGGTGATGGCCTGGGGGTGAAGGGCTGGGGGCATGAAGGGGATGAAGGGCTGGGGGATGAAGGGCTGGGGGATGAAGTACCGGGGGAATGAAGGGCTGGACAGgggggatgcagggctgggggatgacGGGCTGGGGGATGCAGTGCTGGGCCGGGGGCAAGCAGGGCTAATTGGCCACCTCCAGCCAGCCAGCCCCGGTGGGATGCTCGGCCCCAGCGGCCAAATCCCCCCGTGCAGTATGGAAATAAGGGAGGTGTCTGCCGGGAGAACAATGTTGCTGCAGTTGAGTGACTGTAACAGGCCCCGATGACAGCCGGGGCCGCGTTAAAAATGCCTATTCAAGCAGATCAAGACATTGAGAGGCCTCGTGGGGATGTGAAACCCTCGGGGATTTCTGGATGAGGCCAGAAGCTgaatccccagccctgggaacctgcgggaagggaagaaaaaaaagagagagagaaaagaaaagaaacccaCAAAGCAGCTTTAAAAGGGCGGCAGTGCCCGAGGCTGGGCCTCCTGCTccgagcagggctgcagcctgagAAAGCAAAGCAGCCCCAAGAGCAGCCTGTGACGGTGGTCTGGGCATCTGCACAGGGTTATCTGAGGCTGGGTTTGCCCCTCCAGaatgccccagagctgctggggatgctctgtCCTTCCTGCCAGGGAGCCACGGCTGCAT
Encoded proteins:
- the ACER1 gene encoding alkaline ceramidase 1; this translates as MPSIFSYQSAEVDWCESNFVRSAVIAEYYNTISNVSFFLLSPALLYLNRQYCQKKAVPLYFVSGLLILVGLFSMYFHMTLSYVGQLLDELSILWTLAVAYSFWYPQAYFPKCIKTRRHFFWLTGITTVISTLMSFVKPTLNAYALNCIAFHLLYLTWKELKKCNDKRVHRMAAVMVMWWALAITSWISDRWLCWLWQAINFPYFHSFWHVLIALSLLYCCPLVIYFDVSYEMPSFKPKLEYWPSDSWPVVVPYVTLEEPHKQC